In the genome of Achromobacter sp. MFA1 R4, the window GCGAGTTTTCCCCCACCACGACCACCAGCGGCGTGGTGCCGATGACGGAAATGGTCGTGATGTCCCGGACCGTGTCGTAGGGCAGGCTTTTGTACAGGCTGGGATTGATGGCGTGGTTGGACGACACGATGCCCAGCGTGTAGCCGTCCGGCTTGGCCGACACGAGCTGGCGCGTGCCGGGGATGCCGGCCGCGCCCGCGAGGTTTTCGACGATCAGGGGCTGGGCCAGCGCCTTGCCCAGGTTTTCGGCCACCACGCGCGCCACCACGTCGGCGGTCGAGCCGGGCGAGGTGGGCACGATCAGCCGGATGGGACGGTCCGGATAGCCGGCCGCCGCCGCGGTCGATGCCGCGCACAGGGCGCCAAGGGCGAGCGCACAGCCCGCAAGGAATCGGGTGGGGGTCATGGTGTCTCCGTATAGGACGCAGCGGGGTCTGGATGCCCCGTACCGGCGATGAACGCGCCTTGACTATACGAAGACCGCGGACAATGCCGAAGTGTCATCTCGGCAGTCCCGCCATCGCGAATGGCGACGGCGGCGGGGCGGCGCGGGTCAGCCCTGCTGCGCCAGGAACTTGACGAGGGTGCCCGCGGTGGCCGGCAGCTGCGCCTGGCCGGGAAACACGATGCAGAGCTCGCGCCGCGCCCAGTCGTCCGACAACGGCCGCACCACCACATCCAGCGCCTGCAGGTACAGTTCGGCCACCTGCTGCGGCATGACGGCGATGCCCAGGCCGGCGTGCGCCATGCGGCACAGCGCGTCCAGGCTCGCCACGCGGATCTTGACCGACAACGTCCTGCCCAGCGCCGCGGCCCGTGCGGCCAGCAGCTGCGTCAGCGCGCTGTTCTCGCGCAGGCCCACGAAGGTTTCCTCGGCAATGTCCGCCAGGCTGAGCTGGCGCGCGGCCGCCTTGGGATGGCCGGACGGCAGCATCACGGCAAGCCGGTCGCGGCGGTACGGCAGCAGCGTCAGCCCCTCCGCGCCCGCAATCCGGTTGCAGATGCCGAAATCGGCGGCGCGCTCGCGCACCAGGCGCAGGACGTCGGGGCTGTGCTGCTCTTCCAGGTCGATGTCCACATCGGGAAAAAGGCGCTGGAACGCGGCCACGTCCTCGGGCAGGAACTGCACGATGGCCGACAGATTGGCCACCACGCGCACCCGTCCCTTCACGCCCTCATAGAACCGCGACAGCTCCGCCCCCATGGCCTCGACGTCGCCGATGATCTGCCGCGCGTGGCGCAGCACGGTCTGCCCGGCTGGCGTCACCGTCACGCCACGGGTGTGCCGGGCGATCAGCGGCAGGCCGATCAGCGATTCCATGTCGGCGATGCGCCGGCTGACGGCGGACGGCGCGATGAACTCGCGCTCGGCGGCCCGCGCGATGCTGTTTTCCTGGCACACCGCCACGAA includes:
- a CDS encoding LysR substrate-binding domain-containing protein → MESILRKLDLTSLRLFVAVCQENSIARAAEREFIAPSAVSRRIADMESLIGLPLIARHTRGVTVTPAGQTVLRHARQIIGDVEAMGAELSRFYEGVKGRVRVVANLSAIVQFLPEDVAAFQRLFPDVDIDLEEQHSPDVLRLVRERAADFGICNRIAGAEGLTLLPYRRDRLAVMLPSGHPKAAARQLSLADIAEETFVGLRENSALTQLLAARAAALGRTLSVKIRVASLDALCRMAHAGLGIAVMPQQVAELYLQALDVVVRPLSDDWARRELCIVFPGQAQLPATAGTLVKFLAQQG